The Prionailurus bengalensis isolate Pbe53 chromosome E2, Fcat_Pben_1.1_paternal_pri, whole genome shotgun sequence region GACGGAGAGCAGAGGTGAGGGGAGACGACGGAGAGCAGAGGTGAGGGGAGAGGATGGAGAGCAGAGGCGAGGGGGGGACGAAGGAgagcagaggtgagggaggggacGGAGAGCAGAGGCAAAGGTACAAGACCCACCCCCCGGTCTCACCCTGCAGCCCCTGCTCTAACCTAGCCTCCCTGGAAAACTAAGGAACCTCACAGGGCCACGCAGCGCCTTTCTCTGAAAGCGTGGACTCAAGCTCTGTTCAGTGTCCAGTGGCCAAGAAAGGAGTGGTGGCTGGCATCCAGCAGCCACCCGTGTACAACGTGGACGCGAGGGACCGAGCAGTGCGGGTCAGAGCAGAGGCGGCCTGGAGGTTCCCCCGGAAGGTGTCCCCCCAGACGCCTGGTCTGCCGTCGCGTGTTCACAGAGGCTGTGGACGTTGGACGAGGAGGCTCTGTGAGATCGGTTTTGCTACGACGCACCCCCGAGAAGCACCAGAACGGGCctgagcccccccgccccccgcgcaaAGCAAGCAGCCGCCCCCTCAGCTCCCAGAGCAGGGGCGGACGTATGCAGGAGGGGGCGCCTCGCCGGGACCAGGGCCCACCCTCCGGGAGTGGCCACGGGTGAGGGCACGTGGGTCTTGCTCACTGCAGGCTCCGTGGCACAGGGCAGATCTGAGTGGGCCCTCGTGGACAGATGGGACGGAGCCGCTTTCGTGGGGCTCCCACCCCAACCTGCGGAGCatctcctctccaccccagctCACCTGGGTCTGCCTCCACCAAGGCCGTCCACTCCTGCATCTTGTGGAGATCCAGGCAGTACAGGTCACCGAGGGTGACCTGGCGGTCACCTGCCTCAAACATGCCCCCGTACAGGTAGAGCCGCCCGTGCTTCACGGCCAGCATGGCGTTGGAGCGGGGACCGGGCTCCACCACGGGGCCACCGGCTTCGTCGGGGCTGTCCTCCTCCCCGGACTGTGGCTGTCCCGCCGGGACCGGGGCGGCAAGAACCTGTTTAATGGTGACCACGGTCCCGTCCTCTGCGACCACCTCTCTGACCacctccaggggctcctgggcacCGGCCCCCCCACGCTCCTGCTTGTCGGCACCTTCGGGCTCTGCTTTTCCGCCCCTCCTCcgtttcctcttctctgactTAGGTCCCTGTCGGAAAAAGCAAGGCCGTGCACCTCAGGGGCGGCCGGTGGTCAGCGGGCAGCGTCCTCGAGCGACGTGGGGTGCGAGGGCGACGTGGCGGAAGCCCCCTGCCCTACTCTGCCCGTTCAGGCTGCGGGCACAGAGTCTCTACCTGGTGGGACCCCTCAGGGCAAAGGGCGGGGGGGCCACGAGTCCAGACCCCAGCCGCACGTCTGCCTGATCCCCAGCGGAGGCGCCAAAGCTCTCCAACCAGGGAGGGGTCTCTGGCCGAGTGGACCACCTCCTGAGGCCTCAAGGCCCCTGGCGCCAACAACTCCTCTAGACCTGAAGTCCCAGGGGGACCCCAGTGCCCGACGGCCTGCCCCTGCCCACAATGACGGCAAAGACACTGAGAGCTCCCGGGGAGCCCCACAGAGGGACGGGGAGGTGGGGCGGTGGGGAGCACGACAGGGCTGCGTGTCTGACGTACGACCGCCCTGGCACGTGCTCGGGAGCACGGCCCTACCTTCAGCTGCCCCGCAAACCAGCGGTTCCTGGTGGCGTCATAGAAGTGCAGGTCATTGAGGAAGTCCCCCTCCAggctctcctcctcttcctcgtcACACACGCCCCCGAACAGCAGCGTCTGATGATTCGGGGTCACGGCCACCGAAAAGCCAGACCTCGGGGTGGGCTTGGCTCCCGCAGGGTTAATACGCGTCCATCCCCACTTGCCTGTCAGAGAGGGGACACGGGGTAAGCGAGCCCTGGCCACGGGCACCCCCAGTGTCCCCCGGCCTCCGGTGACCAGCACACGAGTGGAAACACAGGGCTGCAGGCAAAAGCGCACCGAGTTTACGGATTTTGATCCCTCTGCAGAAACCTGACACGGTTCGACGCGCCCCAGAGGTTGACCCTTCCCCCGAAGGTCCTGCGCGGTGTCCCCAGGGCCCCGCTGACACCACCTCCGCCGAGCGCTTCCCAGCTTGGCGCACGGGGCGCGTGCCAGGAGACCCTCACGCCGTGCCCTCCCCGCAGTGAGGACCGCTGTCCCAGGGTCGCTGCTCAGAGGCGCAGATGCCCCAGCTCTCCCCAGGAGACCTCCACACCGCGCTCCTCTCTCGGCATCTGCCAGATTCACATGGTAAAACCCTCAAGACGTGACCTAGTGTGAAGCGTGGGGGAACGTCCTCCCGCCGCGTCTTTTCCTAGGTGATTTTTCCTACGGTGAACGTTTAAGAAAAGCTTAACAGAAGCGACAAATGGCCATGGTGGGCCAGCGGTTGTtcctcagcacacagcccggGGGTCGGGGGGCACCCACTGCTGGCCCAAAAGATCAACCCGTCACGGCCAGCATTTTACTgcttgaaggaaagagaggaggaaaacctCCCGAAGGCCCTGCACACAGTCAGGGAAGATACTTTCCTGGGTTGCAGGACACAGGCTCAAGCGTGTGTCAGCCCACCGGGCCCATCCGGGCCCAACGCCGGATGCAGGGGCTGAGCCGCGGGGTCCCACCGCCGGGAACACAGTAGGTTCCGGCTCCAGTTCACTCATGTAAACCGGGCAAGTTACTTCTCAGCACCAGACCTCGGTTCCCGCTGGGGAAAAGGCAGGCGCCCTCCTCGGTCACCGCAGGGTGGTGTGGCTGGCTTCCTGAGAAGTGCCCGGCTTAGCGAAGGCTAGGGTCACGCGGAGCGGTCCCGTCCTTCCACAGTGGACGGCGGCCTCACAGGGAGGGGAGGCCCCGCTGCAGGGCCCGGAGCAGACCGCGCACCAGACCCGATCTTCTGGGTCTGGCCCAGCCCGCTCGTCGCCTCACTTTCTCACTTTCCCGGACCCGTGAAACCCTTCCCAAAGCCCACACCCTAGCAGCCGCGTGCTCTTGGGCGAGCACAAGGGAACTAGTGGCTCCCGCCCTCTCAAGCAGGGGGGCTCCTGGCTCGACACCAGCTCCTGGCTTGTGCTTTTAGGTCAGGCCGTCCCAACCACCCCAGAGGGTGAATGTTCCGGCTGTCCCTGCTGTGCAGACGGTCACCGAGGGTTCTTCACAGAACGCCTGGTCTGCCTGCTCAGGCGAGGACACACCCACACCCCAGCCCAGTGTGCAGGGGCCTGTCGCCAccctctcttccccatcccccagccacgGGGCAGGCAAGGCTTTCGGGCAGGACCCCGCAGACCACTGGCAGCCGGGACCCACCCTCCACCCAGCGTACGCACCTTCCCTTCCATCCACAGGCTGCAGCAGGAACATGTCGGAATGCTGCGTGCCTCTGTCCACGTCCTTCTTGACTCTCTGCAGAAGGAACCGGGAGTCTCGTAAGAACTGGCCAGGCGCCACCCACAATGCCCCACACGGTCCCCTCAGGCTGGTGGTCTCGCTTCTCGCTGGGAGGccgggtggggcaggggagggctcGGGAGCCTTCCTTTGCAGCAGCTTCAAAGAAAGTATGAACCACGGCCAGGTCAATTCTGACCTCAACGAGCAGACGGAGTAAAAAATGTTGGTGTCAGTTATTAACTGTTcagaatagattttaaattaaaaaacccacCGTCCTAAAGACTGCCATCCTGCCAGGAACATTCCAGCACTCTGTTGCCGGCGAGTCCATGGCCTCTGCAGCCAGCCTGGtctaggcggggggggggggggggtaccggAGCCCATGGGGACTTCTCCGGAGGCCGTAACAAAGCCATCTTCCATCGGCAACCCCCACATCCCCGACCCCCTCATCTTCCAATTTGTGTGCTCAGGCTTCACTGCAAGAACCGAATTAACGCTCTAAGCAGAAGCCAGCCGGCCCCGGACTCTCTGCGGCAGTGCCCTGCGGGGCTCACGCGGCACCTGCGCCTACCTACAGGTTACAGTGTCTGGAAAACTGTGCAGCAAAATGGCTTTCCTGCGGGGAGGGCTTGGTAATGTGAATTTCATCTTTGTATCTACACTTTAACTCCCTATTTCtaacaaatttgaatttcaggtgaGTTTTACATTTACAGACAAATTGAGCGCCCAGTTTCCCTACTAATAACGCCCTCCGTGTGTTACATCTGCCGCTAATTGAGGATGAAATGCTGATTAAGCCCTATTAATGGAAGTCCACAGTGTATTAAGATCTCCTCGGTTTCCCCCAGTGTCCCTTCTCTGTTCCAAGGCCCCGCCCTCTGATGACCTTCAGCGGCTGTGAGGTGCAGGTCAGCTGTCCCTCTACGGACACTTGTCTGACCTTCTCTCACGACTGGACATGGGCCTCTGGGTTGTGGCCCCTTCTCACCCATCACACCGGGGGTGCATGTTGTCACTGTGACTTATCACTGCTGCTGACCTTGCCCACAGGGCTGTCAGgtcaccgccccccacccccgcccagctCTCCACAGTCCTCCCTGGAAGGACATCACTCTGCACAGCCCCACGTACGGTGGGGAGTCATACTCCAGAGCTCAAGGGCAGAGTGGCTACGCAATTTATGTGGAACTCTGCACAGGGACTTGTCCCTTTTCCCCCATCTATTTATGCTTTCAATCATTTGCATCTAAACGTACAGACTCACGGACTCTGATGTCATACCGTGAGCTACAATCCAATCCACTTTACTCACTTGGTTGCTGGAACCTGGTTCCAGCCTTGGCCATCGGAAACCCTTCCAGcggctcctctgtccctctgacGCACCCCATCGGTGAGGGTTTCCCATAAGCGCTTCCTCCGGTTGGACAAAATGCTCCAGCCTCGCCCTGTacacccccagccccagactCAGCCATTTCCCCAAGGAGCCCCGGGTCCCGTCCCCAGAGGTGGGGTCAGAAGCCAAGATCTGGGCACCGGCAGGGCTCACGGCTGCCAGGCGCCTTTACCTCCGGGCCCTCCCGGCAGACAGAaccaggagacacacacacacacacacgcttcttTTCCTCTCAGCCACGGGCATGTATTCACTGGAGACAGAGAGCTAGtttccttctggaaaacaaagcCCACAATCCCGCTGTCCCGGGACTGGACATGTGCCCTGGATGCCCTAAGGCCAGAGAGGCTCCGTATGGGCCACATTGTGGGGAGCAGCCTGAATCTCAGGAAATGAAAACTAGGggatagctcaggtcatgatctcacagtctgtgggatcgagccccgcgtcaggttctatgctgacagcacggagcctgcctggggtgctctctctccccctctccctgcccctccccaactcgtgctcagtctcaaaaataaatgaagatgattatttttttaaatcacaatgaGACCCCACACATCCACCAGCAAGGCCAAGAATAAAAAACTCTGGTGGGATCAAGGGCTGGCAAGGGTGTGGGGCAACCACTGCGGGACGGGGTGTGACGCTGCACCCTGGGACCCAAGCAGAACCACTCCTGGGTCCCTGCCTGAGAAATGAGAACGTAGAGCCATACGGCGACCTGCACGAGAATGCGCATCGCAGCTTTGTTCATAACGGTCAGAAACTAAAAACAGCCCTGGGTCTGCAAGCAGAAATTAGAGAAACCAACCGGGGTGTCCTAGTGGAAAACTGCTGGGCGCCAAGAAGCGAAAGCAGCTAAAACACGCAACGGGGACGGATCTCGAACGCAGGCCGAAGCGATGCCTGTGCTTTTCTCTAAAACACGCCCAGAAATATGGGTGGAGAGCAGCACAGATGTGAACGACCACAGAAGCAGAGACGGCAGAGCATGGACTGCAGAAGAATCCAGGTGGGGGTACAGTAAGTGCTCGCTGACTCTTAAGTCACATcgcagaaaatttcaaaatacgaAGGCTAAGAAAGAGCCTGCAGTGAGACACGACCTTATCCCTCTGGGGCTCGCTGACGCGTGCAAGCTGGAGCGGTGCCGCCTGGAGGCTGCAGCCGCTGCGAGTGGCCCCTGCGTGGACGACACACCCCAGAGCCAGCAGGAGTCACCCTGGTGTAGGGCGCCCAGACAGGTGTGCAAGAACATTTACTCTTCTGCGTGTCTGTGCGGCTGGAAGAAacatgagcccccccccccccatagcacTTGGGGTCTGTGGTTAGGAATcaagaccctcccccaccccacgcGGCTCATCCCAATACGGAATTATTCACAGTCCTGCGTTTTCAGGGCATATGGGTTAGAACATAACACGGCTGCAAAAATCTTGACATGTTCACGGGGGAGATTGATACACATCCATTTCTACTCTAATAAAAAGTGTTTCTATTGAGCCAACATGCAATCCTGTTTGGAAGTTTTCGTTCTTGGTGACAGTGAAAAGGGCGATACAACACAGTATGTCTACTTCCATCCACGCCGCATCTTACCTGCTTCGAGTAGCCCCCGTAGATGACAATGCTGCCCTGGGGAGTGACAGACATCTGGCAGCCTGATCTGGGGGTGGGCCCAGTCCCCGAAGGGCACAGCCTACTCCACGTGAACGTGTCCAGGTCAAAGGCGTACACGTCATTGTAGTAGATGTAATCTCTGGTTATAACATGGTGACACAAAAAGGCAGTAACATTAAAATGTGAACCTGATTAGCTTCGAGGTAAACTTTGTACCACCTGAAACAAGTTCCCAGTTGAAAGTTGAAATCCACACGAAAGGGCTGGAGGCAGATGTGAGTTTGTATCTGGAAACTAGAGATAACGCTAGCTTACAGAAATTCATTAATTTGCCTGGATCTGAAAGCCTTTCTAATCTGGAAGTGATGCTTCCTTACACAGCTTACAAAACCACAGTCTCACAAATAATGGCATCAGGTTACCATGCGTATAAGCTTAAACTCATGAATTAGAGGTTCAAGTGAATCCTCAGAACGGAGATTCCTGCAGCTGGGTCAGGGCCGTGAAGAGACCCCGAGCCGGGCAGGGAGCCGAGCCGAGCTGAGCTGAGCATTGCGGAGACTGACAAGCCAGAGGCATGGCCCTGGCGCCCCGCAGAGGGACAGCGGCAAGGGGGCACGCGGCCCTGGGACTTAAGTTGCGAAGGAGTCAAATGCAGAGGGCCTCGAGAAGGGGCCCCGTGCGTGGGGCGGCAGCAGCCCGGCCCGAGTCGAGGGGGGAATGCCGCCTCCTGGTACCAATTCACGGACAGCCGGGGCAAAGCCAAGGGGCCTCGGGTCAGAATTACAcgggaagaggaagaggtgcTCCCCAGGTACTCAAAACAGACAGCCAGGCTTCAGGTGGGAAATTCTACCACAGTCTGAGCAGTTTTGTCTCTCCTACTAGAGCTAACCCAAGTCCGGCCCCCTGCAGCCAGCACACGGAAGGGCCAGCACAAGGCCGGTTTGCTGCGCCGCTCACTTGAACGCTGCGCACAGCGTGGGACACGGGACCAGTCGCCTGCAGGGTGGCCTCCCTGACTGGCACCCAGAGATGTGCCTTCTGTAGGATGGCTTTTCGAACATGAACTGAGGAACTTGGAGGTGTTCAGTTCTAAGAAGACTTCGTTACATTCTCCCGTCTCCTCGGATTTCACACTGCAGGTGTGCAGTAAAAAAATTCTATCCCGCACATGAATATCAACCGTTATTTGGTTTCAAAAAGCCCAACTAACTTGTTTAATATAGAAGGTTTCTTTACTTGTATCTCCTGTTGTCCTGTGTGTTTGAAACCTTCATAATTTTAAGCAAGATTAACAGGTAATACTTTGAGAACAGTTCTGATTTTGGAAAAGCTGCAAATCACAACCATCGTACAACGTGATCCACTTTATAACCCGTGCCTGCTCCAGCGGCACATACACCGTAACCTATGAGTTCCAAGGAGCAAGGCCTGTATTGGTCTCCCCAACCGTTTTGgggctgtttaaaaaaaaaaaaaaaaaaaaaaaaaaaagtgtgaaggCTAAGTGATAGGTAACAATCCCTTaggaataaacttttaaaaacagccGGGGCTTCCTCATCCAAAATGGCTATAATCAACCGAACACGTGCAGGGCGGGAAGCGGCCCCCTGGAAATGAGTGATCTTTCGTGGAGGCCACAATCCACTGGGCATTCGTTCACCTGGTTTCCTCGTCCGGGACGTGGGACCACGACCTGCCTGCCAACAGTATGGTCTTTGAGACATACTATCAAAGTGCCATTACACCCGAGTTACACCTTTAACAACACAGAATCATCCCTGTTTAACTTCAACTGTGCTTTCAAAATCCTCTCCTAAAGCATGTAAGAATTGATGTCCCCTTGTCAATTAATGAAATACCTTTCTTCACAAAGAAAAACTGCAACTTTAATTGAGCCAAATCTACACCACAACGCCTCAACTAAGACCAGGGTGAGAGGGGTATGAGAAACAACAAGACTCGGCCTAACTCACCTCCCCCTTTGTATCCACGTACAACGACTTCTTTAGGAGCCAggaattatcagaaaaaaattgtgCAAATGGACCCACAATGTGACAAAACTGTTAGCGGTGCCATGACAACTAATAAACTGATTATTTCTTGAAGGATTAGGAGAGGGAAGCGTAAAACACGGCCAGAGAGACACCCCTATCCACCCTCCTCCACGTGGGGTCCACTCAGAGGAATGGCCTTCACCAGGCATGACAACAGCCCAGACGCATGTCGACACAACACAGTACCATATTAGGATGGTGACAGGCACACTAACCTGTCACCACGCGTCTTGTTTCTCGGGACCGAACTAAGGACGTTCCAGAGGCTATCATGTGGACGACAGGCTCTCAACCATCAGGGAACCTGCTGGCCCGACCTGGAGCGCATACACATGGGATATACGAACGTGGCAGCTCGTAGCAATGCAGCCACAACACAGGGGCGCACTGCAGGCCCCTTTTTAGATACCACTGCAGAATGCAGGCTCTCACTGCGGGCCCCCTGGCCAGCCACAGCACCATCACCTGCGAATTTGCAGACCCTGTCCCAGGCCTACTGAGTCAGCCACCAGAGGGTGGGGCTCGGAAATCAGAGTTTTAACCAGCCCCCTGGGGGATTCTGTGCCAGGCTGAGAATCCTGTGGTAGGTAGGTCTGGCCATACCATTTGCAGGGCATGgcgtaaaataaaaacacagagccCCTGGTTCAGTAACTATTGAGAATTTCAAGGCTGCCTCGGCTGCATATCCGTGAAGCTGGCTCTGGTTTTGGGGGATGGGCAGCATTTTCCAGGAGCATTCAGAATGGTTCTTCCCACAAAAAACCCACTCTTTTCTGCTTCAGGAAACAGAGAGGCCCTCCTATCGGTACCAACCTTGTAGTCTCATGGAAGCCACCGAAAAGTATTAACTGTCTCTTCCAGGCTACCATCCGATGTCCACTCCGACCTGAAGGGCCTCCTGTTgccctaaaatggaaaaaaaaaaaaaagagagagagagagagcacttttTACACCAACTTGTGTTTCACAAGCACTTACTGAGTACAATTTAATTGGACCACAGGCTACCAAGGCCATCCCGAGTCCAGCTAGCTGTTGTAAATGTGGACAGCCAGGCCCCACGACCTTGGAGTGAGGATTTCTCAGAGACAGCAGGGACTTGGACACAGAAACCGGACTCCATTAAGACAGCAAACCTCAGCTCTTCAAAACAAAC contains the following coding sequences:
- the KLHDC4 gene encoding kelch domain-containing protein 4 isoform X1 — encoded protein: MGKKGKKEKKGRGAGKTAAKMEKKVSKRSRKEEEDLEALLAHFQALDATKTQVVETPCPPPSPRLHASLSAHPDKDELILFGGEYFNGQKTSVYNELYTYNIRKDTWTKVEIPNPPPRRCAHQAVAVPQGGGQLWIFGGEFASPDGEQFYHYKDLWVLHLATKTWEQVRATGGPSGRSGHRMVAWKRQLILFGGFHETTRDYIYYNDVYAFDLDTFTWSRLCPSGTGPTPRSGCQMSVTPQGSIVIYGGYSKQRVKKDVDRGTQHSDMFLLQPVDGREGKWGWTRINPAGAKPTPRSGFSVAVTPNHQTLLFGGVCDEEEEESLEGDFLNDLHFYDATRNRWFAGQLKGPKSEKRKRRRGGKAEPEGADKQERGGAGAQEPLEVVREVVAEDGTVVTIKQVLAAPVPAGQPQSGEEDSPDEAGGPVVEPGPRSNAMLAVKHGRLYLYGGMFEAGDRQVTLGDLYCLDLHKMQEWTALVEADPGAQEWLEETESEEDSDEDTEGRSDEEDSGDSGGEAGGECGAHAGAGRQETHGRAAPEPSTPCRT
- the KLHDC4 gene encoding kelch domain-containing protein 4 isoform X2, with the translated sequence MVAWKRQLILFGGFHETTRDYIYYNDVYAFDLDTFTWSRLCPSGTGPTPRSGCQMSVTPQGSIVIYGGYSKQRVKKDVDRGTQHSDMFLLQPVDGREGKWGWTRINPAGAKPTPRSGFSVAVTPNHQTLLFGGVCDEEEEESLEGDFLNDLHFYDATRNRWFAGQLKGPKSEKRKRRRGGKAEPEGADKQERGGAGAQEPLEVVREVVAEDGTVVTIKQVLAAPVPAGQPQSGEEDSPDEAGGPVVEPGPRSNAMLAVKHGRLYLYGGMFEAGDRQVTLGDLYCLDLHKMQEWTALVEADPGAQEWLEETESEEDSDEDTEGRSDEEDSGDSGGEAGGECGAHAGAGRQETHGRAAPEPSTPCRT